A part of Bacillus thuringiensis genomic DNA contains:
- a CDS encoding endonuclease/exonuclease/phosphatase family protein: MKKLLKIVLICILVGAGIVGGFLGYMTLTKEQPADVVSLKVGNNKERVLAPDNEFKVTTFNIGYAGLDKDQDFFMDGGKGSGSSSKEQTEVNLKNMLSFLQNENSDFALLQEVDIKSMRSFDVNGHEFLKKGLPDYASSFGKNYDTKWVPVPITSPMGYAEAGLSTFSKYKVQTAERFQLPGMEPWPKRLFDLDRAIVEHKIPVNNGKFVRLVNLHLSAYDEGGKIRKQQVEFLKEYMNKHYKNGDYVIMGGDWNQLLSSAQLSDPKFVKERPEWLVELPKDFTDGGFKWAVDPSVMTVRDDVKKYVEGENFVTIIDGFIVSPNVEIVNVQGKDLKFENSDHNPVSAVFKLK, from the coding sequence TTGAAGAAATTATTAAAAATAGTACTTATATGTATTTTAGTAGGAGCGGGAATTGTAGGTGGATTTTTAGGATATATGACACTTACAAAAGAACAGCCGGCTGATGTTGTAAGTTTGAAGGTGGGAAATAATAAGGAGCGTGTATTAGCGCCTGACAATGAGTTTAAAGTTACAACATTTAATATTGGATATGCTGGATTAGATAAGGATCAAGATTTCTTTATGGATGGCGGAAAGGGATCTGGTTCAAGTAGTAAAGAACAGACTGAAGTGAACTTAAAGAATATGCTTTCGTTTTTACAAAATGAGAATAGTGATTTTGCGTTATTACAAGAAGTCGATATAAAATCAATGCGATCTTTTGATGTAAATGGGCATGAATTTTTGAAAAAAGGATTACCGGATTATGCTTCGTCATTCGGGAAGAACTATGATACAAAATGGGTCCCTGTCCCAATTACAAGTCCAATGGGATATGCGGAGGCTGGATTAAGTACGTTTTCTAAATATAAAGTTCAAACAGCGGAGAGGTTCCAGCTTCCTGGAATGGAGCCTTGGCCAAAGCGTTTGTTTGATTTAGATCGAGCGATTGTTGAGCACAAAATTCCTGTTAATAATGGGAAGTTTGTTAGACTCGTAAATTTACATTTGTCTGCTTATGATGAAGGCGGGAAAATTAGAAAGCAGCAAGTAGAGTTTTTAAAAGAATATATGAACAAGCATTATAAAAATGGTGATTACGTAATTATGGGCGGAGATTGGAATCAATTACTTTCTAGCGCTCAGCTAAGTGATCCGAAGTTTGTGAAAGAGCGTCCTGAGTGGTTAGTAGAGTTACCAAAGGACTTTACTGATGGTGGCTTTAAGTGGGCTGTAGATCCGTCTGTTATGACGGTGAGAGATGATGTGAAGAAATATGTGGAGGGTGAAAACTTCGTCACGATTATTGATGGTTTTATCGTTTCACCGAATGTTGAGATTGTAAATGTACAAGGGAAAGATTTAAAGTTTGAGAATAGTGATCATAACCCAGTGAGTGCGGTATTTAAGCTGAAGTAA
- the crcB gene encoding fluoride efflux transporter CrcB, with amino-acid sequence MIYIIVGIAGILGALSRYYLGLTIHEFWHHSFPLATLLINLVGCFLLAWLTTYIARLNILPSEVITGIGTGFIGSFTTFSTFSVETVQLLNLSEWGTAFLYVSCSILGGLIMSGLGYTLGDFLIKKHLTEGDHL; translated from the coding sequence TTGATTTATATTATCGTTGGCATTGCCGGTATATTAGGAGCCCTTTCTCGTTATTATTTAGGTCTTACTATTCATGAATTTTGGCATCATTCATTTCCATTAGCTACATTACTCATTAACTTAGTCGGCTGCTTCTTATTAGCATGGCTAACTACGTATATTGCTCGGCTAAACATCTTACCTTCGGAGGTTATCACAGGCATTGGAACTGGATTTATCGGTTCCTTTACGACGTTTTCAACATTCAGTGTAGAGACTGTGCAATTACTCAATCTTTCTGAATGGGGTACGGCTTTCTTATATGTATCATGCAGCATACTTGGTGGTCTCATTATGTCTGGTCTTGGCTATACACTAGGTGATTTCTTAATTAAGAAACATCTTACGGAGGGTGATCACTTATGA
- the crcB gene encoding fluoride efflux transporter CrcB → MIEALLVATGGFFGAITRFAISNWFKKRNKTSFPLATFLINITGAFLLGYIIGNGVTTGWQLLLGTGFMGAFTTFSTFKLESVQLLNRKNFGILFLYLSATYMIGILFAFLGMKLGGI, encoded by the coding sequence ATGATAGAAGCTTTATTAGTAGCAACTGGAGGTTTCTTCGGTGCTATTACACGATTTGCAATTAGCAATTGGTTTAAAAAAAGAAATAAAACTTCATTTCCACTTGCTACATTTCTCATTAACATAACAGGGGCGTTTTTACTCGGATATATAATTGGCAACGGCGTCACTACAGGCTGGCAGTTATTATTAGGCACTGGATTTATGGGTGCCTTCACTACATTTTCAACATTTAAATTAGAATCTGTTCAGCTTCTCAATCGTAAAAACTTTGGCATACTATTTCTATATTTAAGTGCCACTTATATGATTGGTATCCTTTTTGCATTCCTTGGCATGAAGCTAGGCGGAATATAA